The nucleotide window TGTGCTTTAAAGGGAGCCACAAATCCAATATGTGCCTGTCAGGTACTGTAAGAATTTAATGACATCTGGAGCCAGCAGGATTATTTTGGTCAAAATCTTGTATAATGTTACTCATTTTTATATCTACTAAAACAGACATGTTATAGAACCGGACTTCTTATCAGCTGAAATCCTAAATTTTATACAGAATGGGCAGCCAATAAATGTTCAGGATGACCAAGACAGAAATTCAAGAGAAATAACAGATGTAGTTTGCTTTACCTTAGGTCAtatctttttccccccttttctgcttttaaatgtttcttttatgCAAAATGTCATGGTTCAGCACacttgaaaattaaagaaagacTACCAAAGATCAAGGTTTGAGTCCTTCCATtcatgaaaggaaattaaaatcatCACTAAAAGCATCACTTTTTATTATTCTGATATAAACCACTCAGAAAATGCCAAAAGGAAGAAGTACACTCAGTATTTAATAGGTTGTTATGCCTTTTCATATTTTGGTGGAGAATTTATGAAAAGATGTATGTATGAAGAGTTAGACATCAGCAGCCACATTCTGATCTCAGGCACTCTGTCCCAACCCCATCTGTCCTGGATTGCAAAATATCCAGGCAGAAACAGTAAAGGAATATCCAAGGGATTAGCAAAAATTAAATGATTCTGGGGCGAGTTAAGTTATATGGGAGATTTAATGGTTGGACTGGAtcatcttaaaggtcttttccaatcttgatgattctatgattaatCTGAACAAACTATTAAAAATGTGTAGAGCAAATACattgaaataaattgaaatacattgtttttcctttcccgATTGAACAGTTCTGACCATTGCTGCCACTGCATTATACTTTTCATGACTACAAGAACAAGCTTCCCACCTAAACTTTCTAAAACTTTATTCATGTTGTTCTTCTGTAACCTACTTCACATTGATTTAATCAAGCTCCTTTAAACACACAGTTTGCCattcttaaaatgttttataataGCACATTTAATAAAGCTAATTTAAATCTGCTAATTTATAGAGACTTGCCAGAGGCTTTGaaacttcagaaaatgtgtAAACTTAACAGTTTGGCTGTGATAACAGCTCAGACAGTGGAAATTAAGCTCTTTGCATTACAATCATCTTCAAAGTGGATTCCTGGTTTGATTGCAAAAAGGGTACATTGCAAAAATGCAGTAGGACACCAATttacaaaagacatttcagatgCCCCAGTTCTTGAATTTGGTCACTTCTGTGCCTCAACATCAGAGCCTCAAACATACACTGAGGTCTCTCATCTTAAGACTACCTGGGTTCTTTTTTACAACCAAATTTTGGATAAGAGCAGAGTTTCCTCTTCAGCAGCCCTCGGTTAGAGCCCTGGGAGAGGGCACTTAGGGCCATTAATTCTGGGTCCCTAATTCTGCTTGTCactcttccagctgctgctaTACAGGTTTGCTACTGTCTGCTCTAATTCCTGCCTTTGAAAACCAAATGATAATGGATTATATGCCAGAGTGGGAACAGGCACATTGGTTGGGATCCAAGCTGTATCCCAGGTGATAACAAGGagaagcagtgaaaaaaaaaaataaaaatattcagctcttcagtgaTGTATCAGGGAGCTTCATCTCTACTAGAAGAAGTCTTTATACATAGCATTTAAATGGTAACTAAGTGATCCTTATCATCATCTGATTTGCAGAAAATGGTAGCTTTCCTTGAAGATATAATTGAAATTTTCAGGGCAGCTGTTGCAGACCTCTCTCTAAATTTTTACATGGGAGAAGGCATTAAGGCTTCACCCAAAAAAAGACTTGTAGGGTTGCAGATTTTTAAGGGACACAACCTCATTGCTTTGAAGCTTTTTTCAGTATCTGTTAAGTTCAAGtcatcctttaattttttttctccctgctaaTTGCACCAAAATATTCATCAAGGCAATCTGGAATATATtcttgggtgggtttttttagtctCTCCTGCTCCAATGCTTTTTCTGTCGGTTCTGTCACtgctttccctcctgcttttgtGTACCGAGAAACAGAATTAAGGTGTACTGCAACCAGTGGACACTTGCATAAACAGCCTGCTTTGAATAAAACTGCATGATCTGGGGAGAGGAAAACCACCTTCAGCTCTCCTGCCCAAATGCTAAAACATAGATGAGGTTCATTTACTATTAAAGCATCACATTTTTGCTTTGAGACCACTTTGAAATGTtgtgaagagcagaaaaatgtaaataaaccGAACAGGGAGCATAAAAGCACATTGATCCCCAGGTTCTGAAACCACAATTTAAATGGTTtatatttgtaatttatttaagACTGTTTCTGGCAAATCCATTAGTAATCAATCTCcttcacacatttttatttttatgcacaAGAGCTTTAAGTTTGCCAGGACTTCTGCAAAGCAACTTTTACTGCATCAAATTACTGCATTCCTTGATCTCTCCCAGCACACACTCACAGCAGCCACACTCACACACAATGTTCAGCTCTGCAACAGACACCACCAAAACAAGgaattgcttttaaattaacacagctgtgaaaaaagaaagcaaacacagtGGTTTTGCCCTGTCCCTCCAGCATTCTGCATCCGATGTCCACTTAAAAATCAGCACGATCCTCTGCAATGCTTGCATCCTAAAATCCGTGTGGAACTTCTTCACTGGGTATTGATGCAGAATTGGGAGCTGTCAGCTCCGATCGCTCTCACCAGCACAGGGGCTTGAGATTCTATTTCACAATAGGAAAAGATGGCCAGCGTTTTCCTGACAGAAATACCGTGCATTTTTCAGTCAGTAAAAATTACAGAGCTCATTGATGATGCCTTTCCCATAGAGAACGAGGACTGAAAATTACccagcaaagatttttttttttcttggaacaCGGAACAAAAATCAGCACGATCTGCTAAACTTATTAACTAACGGGGTTTGAAACCCTCTCTTTGCATGCTGCTGACACACTCACAGCCACCTATGCATTGATCTTATTCAAAAAGCACAGTAATCTTTATGCTGCTAGAATTTGAGTTCTGTGTGCCGTAGCATACACcgcaaagaaaaaggaaaaaaaacaaaaaaaagcctttaGGAAAGGCATGTGCTGAACACACAAAATATGCAGGATGGAAAAAGACCAAATGTAATTAAAGCTTATATGAAATGAGACATTCCTAtttgcagagctctggctgcatTTCTATGAGAAAGAATGCACAGAATTTCAAATCATGCTCTATTTAGACaatgtcagaagaaaaaaaaacacatttcccccacacacacccctcAATCCCCCACCCAAAGACCAAAAGGCAAATCTCATCATCAGAATTAGAGAGAAAAAGCAATCCAAAAAGACTGGTTTACATATTCCTTCCCAAACCAAGTAATCGAGTCTCTCCCTCTCCCGGCTAATAGCTTATAAATTCAGACTTTAAACAAAAGCATccgagggaaaaaaaacaagaagaaagaatCCTAATTCTCAAGCTTCCTACTTAGCACTGCCTCGCTTTTGATGATTTGTGCGGCTGTGTGTGCGTGCCTGTTTGAGAAATGGCGAGATAGGCTTaaagtattttccatttcatcaaAGAGCATATATTACTTTCCTGGTTCGCTCCGATGTTGGTTTTATGCCCACCCCTTTTCAATCTGCCCATGTCTGAGATGCACAGTGCAGGCGTACAATCATGAGCAGCTTACGACACTCAGTGAACACTGGGTGCCTCTGCATGCTCTAGCAACATACTGCTCAGCTGAAGGGAAGGGATTCTTGCTGTCTCTCTCTGCTCTAGGCATCACCTAACAAGCAAAGCGAACAAAGAATGGGAAATAAAGCGACCCTTAGCCGGTCTGTGAATGAATGGTAACCTCTCTCTGGAGTAAAGGTTGTGCCGGTCCATGCTCGTTGCAAATGATGGACATTAAACAGATTGACAAATCCTGTGGAGTCGTTAGTAAagagtttggagtttttttcacGCCACAGTGTTAACTGCAGTGGAAAGGacagagggagaaggagaagatcAAGCTCATGTACATAGTTCTGAAACTTGCAGGTCCTAGGAGGCAGCTCAAAAGCTAGCTGGACAAGCCTTTCGCTCGTTGAGCAGAAGCGAAGTGAGACATTGTGAGCTTGCCAGCCTTGCACAACATTGAAAGGGACTGAATTTGTAGCACAGAGGGGTCTTTTTTAGCTCTGCATATAATTAGTCCAAACACAAAGGAAGCAACTGAATGGAGGTTGTCACTCTCTGGAAAAGGGTGGGTAAGacactttttaattaaattctttcatgaagaaagatttttttttttcctttgctgcagcatttaaaatgaacaaaatcaCTATCATTTTACCTTTGAATGTCTGTGAACTTTAatgctgcacagctcctgcatgctataaagtgaaatatttgcctctgtgtttgttctgtttgctgttttgctttggttttcgGGCTTTGTTTCGttggtttgccttttttttttttttctctctctcccttaaATAAAATATGATGTAGAATTTGAAAAGACTCAATGGACATTCTCAAGCCTATTTGGAAATATTCTTGCTAATGGATTTCCTTCTTATTGGTCTCTGTTTAAACTGGCTGCTGAGGAAGCCCCCGGGGTTGATATTGTGTACGCTGGGTATCTTTTCTAAAATGCTTCCAGCTGTGAATAGTGGGTGTCCACAGCTCTGTCGGTGTGAGGGCAGGCTTTTGTACTGTGAATCACTGAATCTCACAGAGATGCCTCGCAACCTGTCGGGCATGATGGGCTTGTCTCTGCGGTACAACAGCCTTTCAGAGCTGCATGATGGACAGTTCACAGGGTTAATGCAGCTCACGTGGCTCTATCTGGATCACAATCACATTTGCTCAGTGGAGGGGAATGCCTTTCAAAAATTGCGGCGAGTTAAAGAGCTCACCCTGAGTTCCAACAAAATAACCCAACTGCCCAACACCACTTTCCGCCCCATGCCAAACTTGCGCAGTGTGGATTTATCGTACAACAACCTGCAGTCTTTGGAGCCTGACCTGTTCCACGGGCTGAGAAAACTGACAACTTTGCACATGCGGTCGAACGCCATCAAGTTCGTGCCGGTGAGAATTTTTCAGGACTGTCGCAGCCTGAAGTTTCTAGACATAGGATACAATCAGTTAAAGAGCCTGGCTCGAAACTCTTTTGCTGGCTTGTTCAAACTCACTGAGCTGCACCTCGAGCACAATGACTTGGTGAAAGTGAATTTAGCCCATTTTCCCAGGCTCATCTCCCTGCACTCCCTCTGCTTGCGAAGGAATAAAGTTACCATCGTAGTAAACACTTTGGACTGGATATGGCAACTCGAAAAGATGGATCTCTCCGGCAACGAAATCGAATACATCGAACCTCACGTTTTCGAAAGTGTACCTCATCTcaaatccctgcagctggacTCCAACCGGCTGACCTACATCGACTCCCGAGTCCTCGACTCCTGGAAGTCCCTCACGAGCATCAGCCTCTCCGCCAACGCCTGGGACTGCAGCCGGAACGTCTGCGCCCTGGCCTCCTGGCTCAGCAACTTCCAGGGTCGCTACGACAGcaacctgctctgtgccacccccGAGTACGCCCAGGGAGAGGATGTTTTGGACGCCGTGTACGCCTTCCACTTGTGCGAGGACGCCGACCCCACGAGCGTCAACACCTTCTCCCCGGTGACCAACAACAGCGAGCAGACGCTGGGCTATGGCTCGGCCACCGCCACCTACGACGCGCCCGACGGCGACGAGGACCGGACCACGTACGCCGTCACCATCACCATGCCCGGCGAGAACTCCGAGAACGCCGTGCAGATTCACAAGGTGGTGACGGGCACCATGGcactgattttttccttcctcatcgTGGTTTTGGTGTTGTACGTCTCCTGGAAGTGCTTCCCGGCCGGCTTAAGGCAACTAAGACAGTGCTTTGTCACACAGCGCaggaagcagaagcagaaacagACCATGCACCAAATGGCTGCCATGTCAGCCCAGGAGTATTATGTTGATTACAAACCCAACCACATTGAGGGAGCCCTGGTGATCATTAATGAGTACGGATCTTGCTCCTGTCACCAGCAGCCAGCGAGGGAATGCGAGGTGTGATTTTCCTTTGGGATTTAAACAGTGTGCAACCAAATAACAGCGTGCAGGCAGACAGTGGCACGGGGTGGGAGGGGGggtgctgggctttgctggTGATTTCTGACGTGCACCCCTGCCCAAATTAAGAGGGGCTGTCCAAAAGACTTGATATTTTAGCTTTATCGTGTCTTAAAAACCTTCAGGACAGCCAATCTTAAGGTTTCATATGCTAATACTCCCTTTGAAGATCTGTCAATATTCAGGAATCTGagagtgtaaaaaaaaaaggtaccaATTATTGATCTTTTGTAAACTAAGaaaactgtttaaaataaaaaaaaatagcatttacaGTTTTTACAGACTGGTGTATATTACATGAATGGTTCCCTGTATACAAAATGCAACAGTTTAACCTCTCTCTTCATGCTGAGTGTTGAAATGAAAAGTAGAGGAGCAAAGAAGCCACGCAAAATAGAAAGCTTAAAATGACCCAGGTGGCTTCCCATTGTAATTAGCACACATTCACGTACATCATGTTGCTGAAGATATGAAGCATGACACTGGAATTCTATTTTTGTTAATGTGCTACCTGTAACTGGATGTCAGTACAACAAGGAGCCAGAGCACCTCAGAAAGGCTGAAGTTTTGACTGTGTCACTAGGACAGGATTTCTGAGGATTTTTAAGTACAGCTCTCTTGTTAGTTGCTGTAAGGTCCATAAAATCTGCATTATAACCCCTAAAAGTATTTTGTATCAAAACTGATGATATTGTGAGGACTTTctaacaaaaaacaaccaacaaaaccccaacaagtGAAACACTGCCAAAATGTGCTCATCcgaattttctttaatattaaaaaccaaccaaaaaaaatgctaaatttAAAGGTTTTTACTTGCATTTGCCACTTTTATGCTTGTTTTGAGCTATGCCAAGAGCAAATACCCCCTCATTTTGTGCTCTGTGGTGCCATGGTGAAGAGCAAAAGCAATTATTTGGGTCTCAGTGGTGAAACTCAAGAGCAAAACCACTGTCAGGGTAGGACAGGGAGTTTTCAGAGCACCCTTCTGGGTCCTGGAGTGAAGTGCTGGCAAAGCCCAGCTCgtgtccctcccttcccctaacaaaacaaccccaaaacctctgcagaggctggaggCAGATGCACCCTCCTCACCAAGGACTGAAAAATGGCATTGATGGATTGAAGCAGTGATTTCATGATGTAGAATCCCACAGCTGTTTTATCTGACTGCCCTTAAATAAAGGCTTCCTTTCcttgtattttggatttttcattCCAGAATGTGAACAAGCAAACGATTGATcttttcagcagctcctctcgCACTAATTGACGATGAGGGAGTTTTATAACATCAGGCAGAGCATCTTGAAATTTTCTTCCTACAGCATTACATGTGAATAAAATGTGATGGATAATGAACTGGGTGGCATTTCTATGCTTTGTACATGTTTCTCTATCCTCAGGTTACCACCAAGAGAGGAGCAAttccaaaattttaaatgtgttttaatgtaacacaggtttggttttttttcctttttcattgcATTAAAGTGCTGTCTACTCTTACAAGGGTACAGCAGGCttataaagcagaaaaacaggcacagaagaaatattttgttttcttgtacaGCAGGTTTTAgccattaattttaaatgtaaagagtggattttatgtttcttttctgaCTGAAACTATTTTTAAGGAGTCAGAACTTATTTTCCTCTATTTGGTACATTTCATAGCATGTAttataaaacatgaaaataaccTCTTAATGAAAATTTTTACTCAGTGAGACTATAATATAATCTGTGAAAGCAATGAGATTATGTACTGGGAGAGGACAGTGTCAcagaaaatttaatgaaaatcaactgcttatttttttcctaaagccaCTGCAAATTCACCCCCAGCTTTCAAACAAGCAAGCACTGTTAAACCCAggcttttctctctttaaacaaatgcacatttctctctctgtgcctcGAGCCCACAAGGGCCTGATCTATCCTGAAACTCCCAAGTGACCTGAGGGGTTGAGTGTGCACGTACAAACCCaacaggaggggcagagggaaggtACAGAACCCCTCCTCTCTTTGGGTTCCTGACCATGCTTGAAGCAAAAGTGCTTTATGCCATGCTAACTGTGGGCCCAGctatatttattttccccattaaacCTTTCTCTGAAATCAATAGGGAATTTAAGTGTGGAAAAATTGGCTCTCTAACTTTGGACTGGGCTGTGTGTTCCCCAAGCCCCCAGGCAGCACTTGAGTACAGCCACTTGCCAGGAAGCTTCCAAAATCAATCAAAGTCATTAAAATACTGTCTGAATATggtaaaacaaaatatgaacTGCCTTTATTTTGATGATGACCCCTTGCTGCTATCAGGAAATGTGATGGTGCAGTCATGGTTTGGCCCCTGTGAACCTTAGACAAGCCTGGTACCAACAAACAATCATCCCGTGGttgtatttctgtgtatttttagcatttttgtgGGTTGTATTTGAAACACACGAGTGACTGCACCCCTCTGGAGTCATCCCTGCTGTTTATTGGTGTTAGCAACCTCCAGCTACGTTTGCAAAGATTTGAGCAATTCAGCTTTTGGAATTTATTCACCTCTGTGCTCCATGCATCTGGCACTGACAGCCAAGTAAATGGAACAGAGAATTTTCCTTTGAAGGTGCAGTGAAGGCTTCTTGAGTGAGAGCTGATTTGGGCTTTGCCTGTTGCCACTTCTCCTGGAGAGAGGGGATGGCCACCAAAGGCTTGGCACCCTGAGcaggatgatggatggatggatccctCCATGGAGAGCACAGCACTTATTAAAGGATGCATTTCAAAATCCTCCTGCAGAAATCTTCTCTAGAAGGGTAATCCCTTCTGGAGACAAGCTCCTGGTGATCCCCAGAGGATTTCTGGAGATCTCGACACCCTCTGAATATTTGTTGGAGAAAAGAGGGTGTCACTGCTGTTACGTGGCATGAAGACACTCCACAGGGTGCCCACATCCAGGCTGAAAATTTACATGAAATATGTGTGggtaataaagaaataaaagagccTGTATGTCATTTCAATCCAGCTATTGCAAATCCAGTTATTCATCCTGCTCCAGGCTACTTGCATTGGTGTATATGAGAGTTATTATATTTGTACTGCATTTGGAGCAactgcagggacagattttCCCCAATTCTTTCTTCCAAATTTCATGTTCAACAACTGCCCAGAGATAAGTTATTCCCTCTCTTTTGATGCCCTTATTTGGCCTATTAAATGGCTCCAAAatcaaaaggacaaaaaaaaagaaaaaaaggatgctTTTGGGGTGAGTTGTGAACAGTGTTTTGTCCATGAAATGCTTGGGGAATATCAAaggaagggaaatattttaaatattccctTTTTGATGTTCTACTTAATAGGACTAATCTCCCTTTTATAATTAAGtaattaacattatttttttataattaactGTCTTTTTGCACATAAAACAGAGTGAAAGGCAAGCAAAAGCACTACCTTTCCTGAGCTGGTTAGCAGTACCAGTGTTACAGATCTCTAATATCCATTTTCTTGCTGCTAACATCAATACCCACTCACAGTGCACCCAGCGCTGAAGGAACTGTTGCTGTGTATGCTTTGAATGTATATAAGGgatgatttattttcctttctgcctttttccccttcctttctgtactacttaaaaaaaaaaaaatggtatgAAACCACAGAATCAATGCTAATGT belongs to Zonotrichia leucophrys gambelii isolate GWCS_2022_RI chromosome 4, RI_Zleu_2.0, whole genome shotgun sequence and includes:
- the LRRTM1 gene encoding leucine-rich repeat transmembrane neuronal protein 1, which translates into the protein MDFLLIGLCLNWLLRKPPGLILCTLGIFSKMLPAVNSGCPQLCRCEGRLLYCESLNLTEMPRNLSGMMGLSLRYNSLSELHDGQFTGLMQLTWLYLDHNHICSVEGNAFQKLRRVKELTLSSNKITQLPNTTFRPMPNLRSVDLSYNNLQSLEPDLFHGLRKLTTLHMRSNAIKFVPVRIFQDCRSLKFLDIGYNQLKSLARNSFAGLFKLTELHLEHNDLVKVNLAHFPRLISLHSLCLRRNKVTIVVNTLDWIWQLEKMDLSGNEIEYIEPHVFESVPHLKSLQLDSNRLTYIDSRVLDSWKSLTSISLSANAWDCSRNVCALASWLSNFQGRYDSNLLCATPEYAQGEDVLDAVYAFHLCEDADPTSVNTFSPVTNNSEQTLGYGSATATYDAPDGDEDRTTYAVTITMPGENSENAVQIHKVVTGTMALIFSFLIVVLVLYVSWKCFPAGLRQLRQCFVTQRRKQKQKQTMHQMAAMSAQEYYVDYKPNHIEGALVIINEYGSCSCHQQPARECEV